The Borreliella andersonii genome has a segment encoding these proteins:
- a CDS encoding L-lactate dehydrogenase, whose protein sequence is MLKSNKVVLIGAGGVGSSFAYALTIDNSLVHELVIIDVNENKAKGEVMDLNHGQMFLKKNINVLFGTYKDCANADIVVITAGLNQKPGETRLDLVDKNSKIFKDIVANIVSSGFDGIFVVASNPVDIMTYVTMKYSKFSIHKVIGTGTILDTSRLRYFLSDHFNVNTQNIHSYVMGEHGDSSFATWDETKIAMKPLSEYLAEGKITEPELDEIHKKVVNAAYEVIKLKGATYYAIGLGIKNIVNAIIGDQNVILPISSYINGQYGGLVKDIYIGAPAIVCKEGVKEVLNFRISPKELERFNSSANQLKSYIDKIEF, encoded by the coding sequence ATGCTTAAGTCTAATAAAGTTGTTCTTATTGGAGCTGGTGGGGTAGGTTCAAGCTTTGCTTATGCCTTGACAATAGACAATTCGCTTGTACATGAACTTGTGATTATTGATGTGAATGAAAATAAAGCAAAAGGGGAGGTCATGGACCTTAATCATGGCCAAATGTTTTTAAAGAAGAATATTAATGTATTGTTTGGGACTTACAAAGATTGTGCTAATGCAGATATTGTTGTAATTACAGCAGGACTTAATCAAAAACCTGGTGAAACGAGACTTGATTTGGTTGATAAAAATTCTAAAATTTTTAAGGATATTGTAGCCAATATTGTATCTAGTGGTTTTGATGGTATTTTTGTAGTTGCAAGTAATCCTGTAGACATTATGACGTATGTTACAATGAAATATTCCAAATTTTCTATTCATAAGGTTATTGGTACTGGTACTATTCTTGATACTTCAAGACTTAGATATTTTTTAAGCGATCATTTTAATGTTAATACTCAAAATATACATTCATATGTTATGGGTGAGCATGGTGACAGTTCTTTTGCTACTTGGGATGAAACAAAAATAGCAATGAAACCTTTGTCAGAATATCTTGCTGAAGGTAAAATAACTGAACCTGAGCTTGATGAAATTCATAAAAAGGTTGTGAATGCTGCTTATGAGGTTATTAAGTTAAAGGGAGCAACCTATTATGCTATTGGTCTTGGTATTAAGAATATTGTAAATGCAATAATCGGAGATCAAAATGTTATTTTGCCAATATCTTCTTATATTAATGGTCAGTATGGGGGATTAGTTAAAGATATTTATATTGGAGCACCTGCTATAGTTTGCAAAGAAGGGGTAAAAGAAGTTTTAAACTTTAGGATAAGTCCTAAAGAGCTTGAAAGGTTTAACAGTTCTGCTAATCAGCTTAAAAGTTATATTGATAAAATAGAATTTTAG
- the lepA gene encoding translation elongation factor 4, with protein sequence MSISIHKKNFCIIAHIDHGKSTLADRFIQKAKIISDRDFKSQMLDSMDIERERGITIKSQAVTITYKSNDGDFYELNFVDTPGHVDFSYEVSRAISSCEGALLLIDASQGIQAQTVSNFYMAFEHDLEIIPVINKIDLPNANVDFVKKQIKNDLGLNEEIAISISAKNGIGIDDLLEAICKYVPSPRGSIEDPLRALIFDSHYDSYRGVVVHFRIFEGQIKTGDKIRLMHTNSEHLIEEIGIFKISLERKDSLEAGDVGYFIAGIKNISDVKIGDTVTLCDFPALSPLEGFKEVKPVVFSSVYPVDSNQYDDLLKAMDRLKLNDASLTFEKDSSAALGHGFKCGFLGLLHLEVIQERIEREFNLNVILTSPSVRYKIIPKKGESYFIETPEQFPGNEAIESVLEPYIKANIIVPAEFLGNVMSVCLLKRGVQTNLIYLDTKRVELIYKMPLSEILFDFYDKIKSVSRGYASFDYELLDYEYTDLVRLDILVNGDRVDALSQLVFKDSARAKAVGICKKLKEEIARQQFRIAIQGAIGSNVIARETISPVRKDVTAKCYGGDITRKRKLLEKQKEGKKRMKMVGNVEIPQSAFLAVLKSNDN encoded by the coding sequence ATTAGTATTAGTATTCATAAGAAAAACTTTTGCATTATTGCACATATTGATCATGGTAAATCTACATTAGCTGATCGATTTATTCAAAAGGCTAAAATAATATCTGATCGTGATTTTAAAAGTCAGATGCTTGACAGTATGGATATTGAGCGAGAAAGAGGAATTACAATAAAAAGTCAGGCAGTAACAATTACTTATAAAAGTAATGATGGTGATTTTTATGAGTTAAATTTTGTAGATACTCCAGGTCATGTTGATTTTTCTTATGAAGTCTCAAGGGCAATTTCATCTTGTGAGGGGGCTCTTTTATTAATTGATGCAAGTCAAGGAATACAAGCTCAAACAGTTTCTAATTTTTATATGGCTTTTGAGCATGATTTAGAAATTATTCCTGTTATTAATAAGATAGACCTTCCAAATGCTAATGTTGATTTTGTAAAAAAGCAAATAAAAAATGATTTAGGATTAAATGAAGAAATTGCTATTTCGATTTCTGCTAAGAATGGAATAGGAATTGATGATTTGCTTGAAGCTATTTGTAAGTATGTGCCATCTCCTAGAGGAAGTATTGAGGATCCGTTAAGAGCATTAATTTTTGATTCACATTATGATTCTTATAGAGGAGTTGTTGTTCACTTTAGGATTTTCGAAGGACAAATCAAAACAGGTGATAAGATTAGGTTAATGCATACTAATAGCGAGCATTTAATTGAAGAGATTGGAATTTTTAAAATATCACTTGAAAGAAAAGATAGTCTAGAGGCAGGAGATGTTGGATATTTTATTGCAGGAATAAAAAACATATCAGATGTGAAAATAGGAGATACAGTAACTCTTTGTGATTTTCCCGCATTATCTCCTCTTGAGGGATTTAAAGAAGTTAAGCCTGTAGTATTCTCTTCAGTGTATCCTGTTGATTCTAATCAATATGATGATCTTTTAAAGGCAATGGATAGATTGAAACTTAATGATGCATCGTTAACATTTGAAAAAGATTCATCAGCAGCTCTTGGGCATGGTTTTAAATGTGGATTTCTTGGCCTTTTACATTTAGAAGTTATTCAAGAACGCATTGAGCGTGAGTTTAATTTAAATGTGATATTGACTTCTCCTTCTGTTAGATACAAAATAATTCCTAAAAAGGGAGAATCTTATTTTATTGAAACTCCCGAGCAATTTCCCGGAAATGAAGCTATTGAAAGCGTTCTTGAACCATATATTAAGGCCAATATTATTGTTCCTGCAGAATTCTTAGGAAATGTTATGAGTGTGTGTTTATTAAAAAGAGGAGTTCAGACAAACTTAATTTATCTTGATACTAAACGTGTTGAACTTATTTATAAAATGCCTCTTTCTGAAATCCTTTTTGATTTTTATGATAAGATTAAATCCGTGAGTCGTGGATATGCTTCTTTTGATTATGAGCTTTTAGATTATGAATATACAGATCTGGTAAGGTTAGATATATTGGTTAATGGGGATAGAGTTGATGCACTCTCTCAGTTGGTTTTTAAAGACAGTGCCAGAGCTAAAGCTGTTGGGATTTGTAAAAAATTGAAAGAAGAAATAGCAAGGCAGCAATTTAGAATAGCCATTCAAGGTGCTATTGGCTCTAATGTCATTGCTCGAGAGACAATCTCTCCTGTTAGAAAAGATGTTACTGCTAAGTGTTATGGTGGTGATATTACTCGTAAGAGGAAACTTTTAGAAAAGCAGAAAGAAGGTAAAAAGCGAATGAAGATGGTGGGAAATGTTGAGATTCCACAAAGTGCTTTTCTTGCGGTCCTAAAATCTAATGATAATTAA
- a CDS encoding ATP synthase subunit K (produces ATP from ADP in the presence of a proton gradient across the membrane; the K subunit is a nonenzymatic component which binds the dimeric form by interacting with the G and E subunits), with the protein MDIGLIGVNSALTISAIGSALGMGAAGSAAIGAWKRCYMQGKPAPFLLIVFVSAPLTQIIYGYILMNTLYEVMMQTNPWLLLGAGIGGGFAIAVSGFAQGKAAAGACDAFSETGKGFATYLLVLGLIESVALFVMVFLMIFKFV; encoded by the coding sequence ATGGATATAGGTTTAATAGGGGTTAATTCAGCTTTAACAATCTCAGCAATAGGTTCTGCATTGGGTATGGGGGCAGCAGGTAGTGCTGCTATTGGGGCGTGGAAGAGATGCTATATGCAAGGAAAGCCGGCACCGTTTTTATTGATCGTTTTTGTTTCAGCACCATTGACTCAAATAATATATGGATATATTTTGATGAACACATTATATGAGGTAATGATGCAGACAAATCCATGGTTGCTGCTTGGAGCCGGCATAGGTGGTGGATTTGCTATTGCTGTTTCTGGATTTGCTCAAGGTAAAGCGGCAGCAGGTGCTTGTGATGCATTTTCTGAGACTGGGAAAGGATTTGCCACATATCTATTAGTTTTAGGATTAATTGAATCTGTTGCTCTTTTTGTAATGGTATTCTTAATGATATTTAAGTTTGTTTAA
- a CDS encoding V-type ATP synthase subunit I, producing the protein MIVKMKKVLLLTLSKYKKESLEILRDFGVVHINSCNKNSDSLKKSIDNRRILIQALSLLKEDGGVKALKSSNGDFLDIARSIVNLGNEIKEFQDIKRSLLHERNLISIWGNFSLENVNKLKEFNIYIQFFKIQKSEYKNLLIDPNVNVFLIKNIKNTSYFVSVGEFEQKIEIADEFKFNFDLDYINNKLKVVDEILDQKLTQISLFNKYIDILKDEIKNYDQIVEFEQVLADMQTDFENFSYITGFVPVESQESLKNAVLKAGFAAQFADPEENDIIPTYIKRKGIANLAAPIFNILETIPGYKERDISFIFILFFFVFFGMIVGDAAYGVIFFLIGILLSLTFLLKGKPLTPVHGLIFYLSVSSILYGAMTGTWFGSPLILEMFPILNSFKVSYLTEKNSVQNIIFICFSIGVLQISLAHAWNFFRQVKEKPHIHSIAQIGWLICIVGLYYLVLNLILSQSRFPMYNIVYNIIYFGVVLVFVFGKQDGSNFFKCILKSFGGIIEQFLTTVSGFADIISYIRLFAVGLAGLSISASFNAMSIPLLKSSNIGLIVVGIIVILFGHVLNIMLSLLSVIVHGVRLNMLEFSNHLGQEWSGCAYKPFRKMKK; encoded by the coding sequence ATGATTGTAAAAATGAAAAAAGTCTTACTTTTAACTTTATCAAAATATAAAAAAGAATCATTAGAAATTTTAAGAGATTTTGGAGTAGTTCATATTAATTCTTGCAATAAGAATTCAGATTCTTTAAAAAAAAGCATTGATAATAGACGAATTTTAATACAAGCTTTATCTCTGCTTAAAGAAGATGGAGGTGTTAAGGCTTTAAAGTCTTCTAATGGTGATTTTTTAGATATTGCAAGAAGCATAGTTAATTTGGGTAATGAAATTAAAGAATTTCAAGATATTAAACGATCTTTATTGCATGAAAGGAATTTGATTTCTATTTGGGGAAATTTTTCTTTAGAGAATGTTAACAAATTGAAAGAATTTAACATTTATATTCAATTTTTTAAAATCCAAAAAAGTGAATATAAAAATTTATTAATAGATCCCAATGTTAATGTGTTTTTGATCAAAAACATAAAAAACACTTCTTATTTTGTGAGTGTTGGTGAGTTTGAGCAAAAAATTGAAATTGCTGATGAGTTTAAGTTTAATTTTGATCTTGATTATATTAATAATAAATTAAAGGTTGTTGATGAAATTTTAGATCAAAAATTGACTCAAATTTCTCTTTTTAATAAATATATTGATATTTTAAAAGATGAGATAAAAAATTACGATCAAATCGTAGAGTTTGAGCAAGTTTTAGCCGATATGCAAACTGATTTTGAGAATTTTTCGTATATTACAGGATTTGTTCCAGTTGAAAGTCAAGAATCTCTTAAAAACGCGGTTTTAAAAGCAGGCTTTGCGGCTCAATTTGCAGATCCCGAAGAAAATGATATTATTCCAACGTATATAAAAAGAAAAGGAATTGCCAATTTAGCTGCACCTATTTTTAATATTTTAGAGACAATTCCTGGGTATAAAGAAAGGGATATAAGTTTTATCTTCATATTATTTTTCTTTGTGTTTTTTGGTATGATAGTAGGTGATGCGGCTTATGGAGTGATATTTTTTTTGATAGGAATTTTACTTAGTTTGACTTTCCTTCTTAAGGGCAAGCCCTTAACGCCAGTTCATGGTTTAATATTTTATTTAAGTGTATCGTCGATACTTTATGGTGCTATGACTGGAACTTGGTTTGGTAGTCCTTTAATTCTTGAAATGTTTCCTATTTTAAATTCGTTTAAAGTTAGTTATTTGACAGAGAAAAATAGTGTACAAAATATTATCTTTATCTGTTTTTCAATAGGAGTTTTGCAAATTTCATTAGCACATGCTTGGAATTTTTTCAGACAAGTAAAAGAAAAGCCCCATATTCATTCAATTGCACAGATTGGTTGGCTTATATGTATAGTTGGACTTTATTATCTTGTTTTGAATTTAATACTAAGTCAATCCCGATTTCCTATGTATAATATTGTTTATAATATAATATATTTTGGCGTTGTACTTGTATTTGTTTTTGGCAAGCAAGATGGTTCAAATTTTTTCAAGTGCATATTGAAAAGTTTTGGGGGTATTATAGAGCAGTTTTTAACCACTGTGTCGGGGTTTGCAGATATAATATCTTATATTAGGCTTTTTGCAGTGGGGCTTGCCGGACTTTCAATTTCAGCAAGTTTTAATGCTATGTCAATACCTTTGTTAAAATCTTCTAATATTGGTCTTATAGTAGTTGGGATTATTGTTATACTTTTTGGGCATGTTTTAAATATAATGTTATCTTTGCTTTCAGTAATTGTTCATGGAGTAAGGCTTAATATGCTTGAATTTTCAAACCATTTAGGGCAAGAATGGAGTGGATGTGCTTATAAGCCTTTTAGAAAAATGAAAAAATAA
- a CDS encoding V-type ATP synthase subunit D has product MSKIKLTKNDLKKQKDELKMFKRYLPTLQLKKQQLYMEIVKIENSYKIKNLEQQKLKDSISNWISLFSEKFPFESWIQVKTVIKKSLNIAGVAIPIFDSIEYEDIRHDLLFTPYWVDKGIEILKVVIQIDVELKILKKQIDLLLKEFRVTSQRVNLFEKVMIPTAKANIKKINIYLGDQQTAAVVRGKIAKSSLIKKNRNSL; this is encoded by the coding sequence ATGTCTAAAATTAAATTGACCAAAAACGATCTTAAAAAGCAAAAAGATGAACTTAAAATGTTTAAGAGATATTTGCCTACTTTGCAGCTTAAAAAGCAACAGCTTTATATGGAAATTGTTAAAATTGAGAATTCTTACAAAATTAAAAATCTTGAGCAACAAAAGCTTAAGGATAGTATTTCTAATTGGATTTCTCTTTTTAGCGAAAAATTTCCTTTTGAGAGTTGGATTCAAGTAAAAACAGTAATCAAAAAGTCTTTAAATATTGCAGGGGTTGCAATTCCTATATTTGATTCTATTGAATATGAAGACATAAGGCATGATTTACTTTTTACCCCTTATTGGGTAGATAAGGGGATTGAGATTCTTAAAGTTGTGATTCAAATTGATGTAGAACTTAAAATTTTAAAAAAACAGATTGATTTGCTTTTAAAAGAGTTTCGAGTAACATCTCAGAGGGTTAATTTATTTGAGAAGGTTATGATACCAACAGCTAAGGCTAATATAAAAAAAATTAATATATATCTTGGAGATCAGCAAACTGCGGCTGTTGTAAGGGGTAAAATTGCTAAATCTAGTTTGATAAAAAAAAATAGGAACAGCTTATGA
- a CDS encoding V-type ATP synthase subunit B, whose amino-acid sequence MKRVYSKIESIAGNVITVTAQGIKYGELAIVKAKDTSSLAEVIKLDREKVSLQVYGGTRGVSTSDEIKFLGHSMQVSFSDNLLGRIFDGSGNPRDGGPSLDDSLIEIGGPSANPTKRIVPRNMIRTGLPMIDVFNTLVESQKLPIFSVSGEPYNELLVRIALQAEVDLIILGGMGLKNDDYLTFKDSLEKGGALSRAIFFVHTANDSVVESLTVPDISLSVAEKFALKGKKVLVLLTDMTNFADAMKEISITMEQVPSNRGYPGDLYSQLAYRYEKAIDFEGAGSITILAVTTMPGDDVTHPVPDNTGYITEGQYYLKGGRIEPFGSLSRLKQMVNNRTRDDHRTIMDSMIKLYASSKESVEKKAMGFNMTKWDEKLLKYSNMFESKMMDLSVNIPLEEALDLGWNILASCFSPKETGIKTELIEKYWPKKETY is encoded by the coding sequence ATGAAAAGAGTCTATAGTAAAATAGAGTCTATAGCAGGCAATGTAATAACTGTTACAGCTCAAGGTATTAAGTATGGGGAGCTTGCTATTGTTAAAGCAAAAGATACAAGTTCTCTAGCCGAAGTAATTAAGCTTGATCGAGAAAAAGTTTCTCTTCAAGTTTACGGTGGTACAAGAGGTGTTTCCACGTCAGACGAAATAAAGTTTTTGGGGCACTCAATGCAGGTTTCATTTTCCGACAATTTGTTGGGTAGAATTTTTGATGGTTCTGGGAATCCTAGAGATGGGGGCCCTTCTCTTGATGATAGTTTGATTGAAATTGGGGGGCCTTCTGCAAATCCTACAAAACGTATTGTTCCTAGGAATATGATAAGGACAGGGCTTCCAATGATAGATGTTTTTAACACTCTTGTTGAATCTCAAAAATTGCCAATTTTTTCTGTTTCTGGCGAGCCTTATAATGAGTTGCTTGTGAGAATTGCACTTCAAGCAGAAGTTGATTTAATAATTCTTGGCGGAATGGGGCTTAAGAATGATGATTATTTGACTTTTAAAGATTCCTTAGAAAAGGGAGGCGCTTTAAGTAGAGCGATTTTTTTTGTTCATACTGCTAATGATTCTGTTGTTGAATCTTTAACTGTTCCTGATATTTCGCTTTCTGTTGCTGAAAAGTTTGCTCTTAAAGGTAAAAAAGTTTTGGTGCTTCTTACAGATATGACAAATTTTGCTGATGCAATGAAAGAAATATCTATTACAATGGAACAAGTGCCTTCTAACAGGGGTTATCCTGGAGATTTATATTCTCAGCTTGCATATCGTTATGAGAAAGCTATTGATTTTGAAGGTGCAGGATCGATTACAATACTTGCTGTTACAACTATGCCGGGTGATGATGTTACTCATCCTGTTCCTGATAACACCGGGTATATTACAGAAGGTCAGTATTATTTAAAAGGTGGCAGAATAGAGCCTTTTGGGTCCCTTTCAAGACTTAAGCAAATGGTAAATAATAGAACTAGAGACGATCACAGGACTATAATGGATTCAATGATCAAGCTTTATGCATCTTCAAAAGAGTCTGTGGAAAAAAAGGCGATGGGATTTAATATGACTAAGTGGGATGAAAAATTGCTCAAGTATAGCAATATGTTTGAAAGTAAAATGATGGATTTGTCTGTTAATATTCCCTTAGAAGAGGCTTTAGATTTGGGCTGGAACATTCTTGCTAGTTGTTTTAGCCCAAAAGAAACGGGAATAAAAACAGAGCTTATTGAGAAATATTGGCCCAAAAAAGAGACTTATTGA
- a CDS encoding V-type ATP synthase subunit A — MDTKGKVVGVNGNLVTIEVEGSVSMNEVLFVKTAGRNLKAEVIRIRGNEVDAQVFELTKGISVGDLVEFTDKLLTVELGPGLLTQVYDGLQNPLPELAIQCGFFLERGVYLRPLNKDKKWNFKKTSKVGDIVIAGDFLGFVIEGTVHHQIMVPFYKRDTYKIVEIVNDGDYSIDEQIAVIEDDSGMRHNITMSFHWPVKIPITNYKKRLIPSEPMLTQTRIIDTFFPVAKGGTFCIPGPFGAGKTVLQQVTSRNADVDVVIIAACGERAGEVVETLKEFPELMDPKTGKSLMDRTCIICNTSSMPVAAREASVYTAITIGEYYRQMGLDILLLADSTSRWAQAMREMSGRLEEIPGEEAFPAYLESIIASFYERAGIVVLNNGDIGSVTVGGSVSPAGGNFEEPVTQATLKVVGAFHGLTRERSDARKFPAISPLESWSKYKGVIDSEKTEYARSFLVKGNEINQMMKVVGEEGISNEDFLIYLKSELLDSCYLQQNSFDSVDAAVSSERQNYMFDIVYNILKTNFEFFDKLQARDFINELRQNLLDMNLSFFKDYKFNKLEHALSELINFKKAI; from the coding sequence ATGGATACAAAAGGAAAAGTTGTTGGAGTTAATGGAAACTTAGTTACTATTGAGGTAGAAGGTTCAGTTTCTATGAATGAAGTTTTATTTGTAAAGACTGCTGGTAGAAATTTAAAAGCAGAAGTAATTCGTATTAGAGGTAATGAAGTTGATGCACAAGTTTTTGAATTGACAAAAGGGATATCTGTTGGAGATTTAGTTGAATTTACAGACAAACTTTTAACAGTTGAACTCGGACCGGGTCTTTTAACTCAAGTGTATGATGGGCTTCAAAATCCTTTGCCTGAATTGGCTATTCAATGTGGATTTTTTTTGGAAAGGGGTGTATATTTAAGGCCCTTAAATAAAGACAAAAAGTGGAATTTTAAAAAAACCTCCAAAGTTGGAGACATCGTTATTGCAGGAGATTTTTTAGGTTTTGTGATTGAGGGAACTGTTCACCATCAAATAATGGTTCCATTTTATAAAAGAGATACTTATAAAATTGTTGAGATTGTAAATGATGGTGATTATTCTATTGATGAGCAAATTGCTGTAATTGAAGATGATTCTGGTATGAGGCATAATATTACAATGTCTTTTCATTGGCCCGTTAAAATTCCTATCACTAATTATAAGAAACGGCTTATCCCTAGTGAGCCTATGTTGACTCAAACTAGAATTATAGATACATTTTTCCCAGTTGCCAAAGGGGGAACTTTTTGCATTCCAGGTCCTTTTGGAGCTGGGAAAACAGTTCTTCAGCAGGTTACAAGTCGAAATGCTGATGTTGATGTAGTGATTATTGCAGCTTGTGGTGAGAGAGCAGGAGAAGTGGTAGAAACTCTTAAGGAATTTCCTGAGTTAATGGATCCAAAAACCGGTAAATCTTTAATGGATAGAACTTGTATTATTTGTAATACATCTTCAATGCCAGTTGCAGCCAGAGAAGCTTCTGTTTATACTGCTATTACTATTGGTGAGTATTACAGGCAAATGGGTCTTGATATTCTTCTTTTGGCAGATTCAACTTCAAGATGGGCGCAAGCTATGAGAGAAATGTCTGGTCGTCTTGAAGAAATTCCTGGTGAAGAGGCTTTTCCGGCGTATCTTGAGTCTATTATTGCTTCCTTTTATGAAAGGGCAGGAATTGTGGTTCTTAATAATGGTGATATTGGATCTGTGACAGTTGGTGGTTCTGTAAGCCCTGCTGGTGGTAATTTTGAAGAGCCAGTTACTCAAGCAACCTTAAAGGTTGTAGGAGCATTTCACGGACTTACAAGAGAAAGGTCTGATGCTAGGAAATTTCCAGCTATTAGTCCTCTTGAATCTTGGAGTAAATATAAAGGTGTTATTGATTCTGAAAAAACCGAATATGCAAGATCTTTTTTGGTGAAAGGTAATGAAATTAATCAAATGATGAAAGTTGTTGGTGAAGAGGGTATAAGTAATGAGGATTTTTTGATTTATTTGAAGTCTGAACTTCTTGATTCATGCTATTTACAACAAAATTCATTTGATTCTGTTGATGCTGCTGTAAGTTCTGAGCGTCAAAATTATATGTTTGATATAGTTTACAATATTCTTAAAACCAACTTTGAGTTTTTCGATAAGCTTCAAGCGAGAGATTTTATAAATGAATTAAGGCAAAATCTTTTAGACATGAATCTTTCTTTTTTTAAAGATTATAAGTTTAATAAATTGGAACATGCTTTGAGTGAGTTAATAAATTTTAAAAAGGCAATTTAG
- a CDS encoding V-type ATP synthase subunit E, whose protein sequence is MQFEVKDLINKIKKDGLEEAERVSNDIILKAKREAEEIIVKAEEAARALKAKSEKEANDYKCHALEASRQAIRDLIIGVEKNLKSLFENALKDNVAEVFSDNNFLAELIIKITDSWAKGEKLVIQLNESDFSSLEQILRLKLGNKLKEEMELRPFRGISKGFKIQKKNIGLHYDFSAETIADILFDYLNPRFKEVIKVV, encoded by the coding sequence ATGCAATTTGAGGTAAAGGATCTGATAAATAAAATTAAAAAAGATGGGCTTGAAGAAGCCGAGAGAGTATCTAATGATATTATTTTGAAGGCTAAAAGAGAGGCAGAAGAAATAATTGTTAAAGCGGAAGAAGCTGCTAGAGCATTAAAGGCAAAATCAGAAAAAGAAGCTAATGATTATAAATGTCATGCCCTTGAAGCTTCTCGTCAGGCAATAAGAGATTTAATTATTGGCGTTGAAAAGAATCTCAAATCTCTTTTTGAAAATGCTTTAAAAGATAATGTGGCGGAAGTTTTTAGTGATAATAATTTTTTGGCAGAGCTTATAATTAAAATAACGGATTCATGGGCTAAGGGAGAAAAATTAGTTATTCAATTAAATGAATCTGATTTTTCTAGTTTAGAGCAGATATTAAGACTAAAACTTGGTAATAAGCTTAAGGAAGAGATGGAGCTTAGGCCTTTCAGAGGCATAAGCAAAGGGTTTAAGATTCAAAAAAAGAATATTGGTTTGCATTATGATTTTTCGGCTGAAACTATTGCAGACATTCTTTTTGATTATCTTAATCCAAGATTTAAGGAAGTAATAAAAGTGGTCTAG